TTGCAGCCCCATCGCCTGACGAAGCAGTTGCGGCTTCACACCCGGCAGCGTATCGGCAAGCTTAAGGCCAATGTCTCTCAGGAGCTTTTTCGCCGGGTTACTGCCGGCGAACAGATCGCGGAAGCCCTGCATACTGGCCAGCATCACCGCCGCGCTGTGCTTGCGGCTGCGTTCATAGCGACGCAGGTAGAGGTGCTGCCCAAAATCTTTACCTTCACGATGCAGACGACGAATTTCCGTAATTAATTCAGCGGCATCCATAAATCCAAGGTTCACCCCCTGCCCGGCGAGCGGGTGAATGGTATGGGCGGCATCCCCCACCAGCGCCAAACGATGGCCGGCAAAGCTGCGGGCGTAGCGGCCCGTCAGCGGGAAGGTGCGGCGTTCGCTTTCAACCGAGCACAATCCCAGACGCAGGTTAAACGCGACGGAAAGCGCCTGGTTGAATGCTTCATCGTCGGCCCGATGCATACGCGCCGCTTCTTCCGGCGGCAGCGACCAGACAATAGAACACAGATGCGGGTCAGAAAGCGGCAGAAAAGCCAGAATACCTTCCCCGTGGAACACCTGCCGGGCAACAGCCTGATGCGGCTCGGCGGTGCGAATCGTCGCCACCAGCGCATGGTGGTTATAGTCCCAGAAGGTCAGCGGAATATCGGCTTTATCACGCAGCCAGGAGTTGGCTCCATCTGCCCCCACCACCAGCCTTGCGGTTAGCATCGTTCCATCTTTAAGGGTCAGGAACGCTTCGTTTTCTCCCCAGGCAACCTGATTAATGTCCACGGGCGCCATCAGGCTGATATCGCTGCATTGCTCCGCACGTTGCCAAAGCGCCTGGTGGATCACCGAGTTTTCGATGATGTGCCCCAGATGACTAAAGCCGAAACTCTTATCATCAAACGCGATTTGCCCAAAGCTGTCTCGTTCCCAGACTTCCATCCCGTGATAGCTGCTGGCTCGCTCGCTGATTTTTGACCACGCGCCAAGGTGTGTCAGCAGCTTTTCGCTGGCCGCATTGATCGCCGAAACACGCAGTTCCGGCGCGGCGTCAGGCACCAGCGGCTGAGGAAGGTGGCTTTCAATGACCGCAACGCGCAGGCCGCTGCCCTGAAGCCCGCAGGCCACCGCCAGCCCCACCATGCCGCCGCCGACAATCGCCACATCTACGCTTTGCAAATTGACTCTCCTTTAACGCGCCACCCAACCCAGGGTGCGCTGAGCCAGCACGTCTCGTGCCGGAGTAAAATGTTCCATCGCCATCAGGCCAAGGTTACGGCCCGCCACCAGCGGTGCCCATCGGTTGGCAAACAGCTGCACCAGCCCGTCGGTAACGCCGATAGTTGCGATTTTATCTGCGGCACGGCGCTGCTGATACGCAGCCAGTACCGGGAAACTGCCGACATCCGTTCCCGCAGCGTGTGCCTCTGCCAGCCCTTCAGCCAGCGACATTACGTCGCGCAGACCAAGATTGAACCCCTGCCCGGCTATCGGGTGCAGCGTTTGCGCGGCATTACCCACTAGCGCAAGACGATGGGATACGGTCTGAGAGGCCTGCTGCAGCGCCAGCGGGTAGTGATGGCGGATACCTGCATGAGTAATTCGCCCCAGTCGCCAGCCAAAAGCTCGCTGAAGCTGCTGACAAAACTCGGCTTCGCTCCAGCTTTCAACTTCCTCGCGGGCATCCAGCGCATGGCACCAGACCAGCGAGCAGCGCCCGTCGGACATCGGCAGCATGGCAATCGGCCCGTGCTCGGTAAAACGCTCAAATGCCCGGCCATGGTGGGGTTCAGAGGTGGTGACGTTGGCAATCACGGCGATTTGCTGGTAGCTCTGCGGCTGCCAGGTGACGCCGCACTGCGCCGCCAGCTTAGAACGCGTGCCGTCCGCGGCAACCAGAACGCTACCCTGCAGCTCAACGCCGTTATCCAGCTCAACCTGCACGCTATGCTCGTGCCGGGTAAAGGCCGAAACGCGCTGCGGGCAGTGCAGCGTTACGCCTGGCGCTTTACGCAACAGGGTAAAAAGCCGCAGCCCGACGTCGTGAAGCTCCACAACCTGCCCAAGCGCATCAATCTGGTAATCTTCAGCCTCAAGGGTGACGAAGCCGGCGTGGCCTCTGTCGCTGACGTGCACGGTCTTAATTGCCGTGGCACAGTCGGCAAGCGCAGACCAAACGCCAATGCGGGCCAGCTGCTGCCGGGTGCCCTGGGCGAGCGCGATGGCCCTGGCATCAAACCCCGGATGAGCGGCTGAGTCCGGGGCAATGGCTTCGATAAGGTGTACCGGCAATTTGCCCTGGGTAAACGTTGAGATGGCTAACGCCAGCGTCGCTCCCGCCATCCCGCCGCCAACAATAATGACGCTCATGGCTGACGCGCCGCCGCCATCAATGCTTCAATATCGTCTGCGGACTTCACCACGCTGGCGGTGAGGTTCTCGTTGCCGTCTTTGGTGATCGCGATGTCGTCTTCAATGCGGATACCAATGCCACGGTACTGCGCGGGCACGTCCGCATCCGGGGCGATATAAAGCCCTGGTTCCACGGTGATAACCATGCCCGGTTCCAGCACCCGCGACCTGTCCTGACCATAAGCCCCCACGTCATGTACGTCCAGTCCCAGCCAGTGGCTCAGGCCATGCATAAAGAACGCGCGGTGGGCGTTATTGGCTATCAGATGATCGACATCGCCTTTCAGAATGCCGAGCTTCACCAGCCCCTTAACCATGATGCGCACCACTTCCGTCGTCACTTCCTGCATGGACGTGCCCGGCCGGTAGAGTTTTAGCGCGGTTTCGAGCGACTCCAGCACGATGTCGTAAATTTCACGCTGGGCCGGGCTGAATTTACCGTTAACAGGGAAGGTGCGCGTGATGTCTCCGGCGTAGCTTTGGTATTCACATCCGGCGTCTATCAGGACCAAATCGCCGTCGCGCAGTTCACTTTCATTTTCGGTGTAATGCAGAATGCAGCCGTTCTCGCCGCCGCCGACGATAGTGGTGTACGAAGGATAGCGCGCACCGTGCCGGGTAAACTCGTGGTGAATTTCACCCTCGAGCTGATATTCGAACATTCCCGGGCGGCAGGCCTGCATTGCGCGAGTATGCGCCAGCGCGGAGATCTCCCCGGCGCGACGCATGATGGCAATCTCTTCTTCGGATTTGAAAAGGCGCAGCTCGTGTACCACCGGTCGCCAGTCGGTCAGCGTGGCTGGTGCAGCCAGGTTTTGACGCGAACCACGACGTAGCTTATCCAGCGCGGCAAAAACGATGTTATCCGCGTATTCGTACTCGCCCTGAGCGTGGTAAACCACATCCAGGCCGTTTAGCAGGAGATGTAATTGCTCACCGATTTCGCTGAAAGCCAGCGCGCGATCTACCCCTAATTTCTGCGGGGCTGCGTCCTGGCCTAGCCGGCGCCCAAACCAAATTTCTGCACTTTTATCCCGCACGCGGTTGAACAGCACGCTGTGATTGTGCGACTCATCGCTTTTGATTAGCACCAGCACGGCTTCCGGCTCGTTAAAGCCGGTGAAGTACCAAAAATCGCTGCTCTGCCGATAGGGGTATTCGCTATCCGCATTGCGGGTTGCTTCCGGGGCCGCGAAAATTAACGCGACGCTGCCGGGTACCATTTTCGCCAGTAGCGCCTGGCGGCGGCGAAGAAATTCCTGCTGGTTCATCACACCTCCTGACATTTTTATCGTTAGTGGAGCGTAGGCTTGCGTACCTCGGGGGCGGTCGGCGCCGCATGAGTAAAGGTGTCGTGGCACAGCAGCGCGGCAACACGCACGTACTCAATAATCTCTTCGAGCGACATTTCCAGCTCTTCCTGGTCTTCGTCCTCGTCGTAACCCAACTGGGCGATGTTACGCAGGTCGTCAATGGCTTCGCCGGTTTCACCGGTGACTTTATCCAGCTTACTCTGCATGACGCCGAGGCCCAGCAGGAAGTGGTTTACCCAGCCGGAAAGCGCATCGGCGCGATCGAAGACGGAGACATCATCACCGTCCGGCAGGTAGAGCTGAAACAGGAAACCTTCATCTTCCAGCGCGTCGCCAATGGCACC
This Klebsiella michiganensis DNA region includes the following protein-coding sequences:
- a CDS encoding oxidoreductase, whose amino-acid sequence is MQSVDVAIVGGGMVGLAVACGLQGSGLRVAVIESHLPQPLVPDAAPELRVSAINAASEKLLTHLGAWSKISERASSYHGMEVWERDSFGQIAFDDKSFGFSHLGHIIENSVIHQALWQRAEQCSDISLMAPVDINQVAWGENEAFLTLKDGTMLTARLVVGADGANSWLRDKADIPLTFWDYNHHALVATIRTAEPHQAVARQVFHGEGILAFLPLSDPHLCSIVWSLPPEEAARMHRADDEAFNQALSVAFNLRLGLCSVESERRTFPLTGRYARSFAGHRLALVGDAAHTIHPLAGQGVNLGFMDAAELITEIRRLHREGKDFGQHLYLRRYERSRKHSAAVMLASMQGFRDLFAGSNPAKKLLRDIGLKLADTLPGVKPQLLRQAMGLQDLPSWLR
- a CDS encoding 2-octaprenyl-6-methoxyphenyl hydroxylase (Oxygenase that introduces the hydroxyl group at carbon four of 2-octaprenyl-6-methoxyphenol resulting in the formation of 2-octaprenyl-6-methoxy-1,4-benzoquinone): MSVIIVGGGMAGATLALAISTFTQGKLPVHLIEAIAPDSAAHPGFDARAIALAQGTRQQLARIGVWSALADCATAIKTVHVSDRGHAGFVTLEAEDYQIDALGQVVELHDVGLRLFTLLRKAPGVTLHCPQRVSAFTRHEHSVQVELDNGVELQGSVLVAADGTRSKLAAQCGVTWQPQSYQQIAVIANVTTSEPHHGRAFERFTEHGPIAMLPMSDGRCSLVWCHALDAREEVESWSEAEFCQQLQRAFGWRLGRITHAGIRHHYPLALQQASQTVSHRLALVGNAAQTLHPIAGQGFNLGLRDVMSLAEGLAEAHAAGTDVGSFPVLAAYQQRRAADKIATIGVTDGLVQLFANRWAPLVAGRNLGLMAMEHFTPARDVLAQRTLGWVAR
- a CDS encoding proline aminopeptidase P II (exopeptidase able to cleave the peptide bond of the last amino acid if linked to a proline residue; substrate can be as short as a dipeptide), producing MNQQEFLRRRQALLAKMVPGSVALIFAAPEATRNADSEYPYRQSSDFWYFTGFNEPEAVLVLIKSDESHNHSVLFNRVRDKSAEIWFGRRLGQDAAPQKLGVDRALAFSEIGEQLHLLLNGLDVVYHAQGEYEYADNIVFAALDKLRRGSRQNLAAPATLTDWRPVVHELRLFKSEEEIAIMRRAGEISALAHTRAMQACRPGMFEYQLEGEIHHEFTRHGARYPSYTTIVGGGENGCILHYTENESELRDGDLVLIDAGCEYQSYAGDITRTFPVNGKFSPAQREIYDIVLESLETALKLYRPGTSMQEVTTEVVRIMVKGLVKLGILKGDVDHLIANNAHRAFFMHGLSHWLGLDVHDVGAYGQDRSRVLEPGMVITVEPGLYIAPDADVPAQYRGIGIRIEDDIAITKDGNENLTASVVKSADDIEALMAAARQP
- a CDS encoding hypothetical protein (the crystal structure of Haemophilus influenzae HI0817 showed that this protein forms dimers; function unknown), coding for MSIQNAMPDYDLVGQLLNQQGVGLTPAEMHGLISGMLCGGNKDTSWQTLLHDLTNEGLAFSQNLADPLRQMHGAIGDALEDEGFLFQLYLPDGDDVSVFDRADALSGWVNHFLLGLGVMQSKLDKVTGETGEAIDDLRNIAQLGYDEDEDQEELEMSLEEIIEYVRVAALLCHDTFTHAAPTAPEVRKPTLH